Proteins encoded by one window of Cloeon dipterum chromosome 4, ieCloDipt1.1, whole genome shotgun sequence:
- the LOC135942483 gene encoding chymotrypsin-like elastase family member 2A, with protein sequence MLKFAILCLVFAVSQALPGNFYQYQHRSFPNPVFQKQKEWYVPTAPSIDETYQFHALIVVNNGGFCGGILVDSNKVLTSAQCVIGGTNFEIHLNRRDLYNLDPTLNANEVLVSSSNSIVHPEFSSNHLQAINDLALLILDSPVGITPVKVGGQIFSDPLLTYIDVPLVGFGLTTDPNRQQRSMQGYLQWYSTHSKPISECIGYNPGVDNTGKHVCAEATGPSACFGDPGSPLLQYASGGIEVIGIASFGSSTPCDNYGQTVFTYVRAYHDWLAQNGVPIAQ encoded by the exons ATGCTGAAGTTCGCTATTTTATGTCTTGTCTTTGCTGTCTCGCAG GCTTTGCCAGGCAACTTCTACCAATATCAACATAGGAGTTTTCCGAATCCAGTATTCCAAAAAC AAAAAGAATGGTATGTGCCTACTGCGCCTTCGATAGACGAAACCTACCAGTTTCATGCACTCATAGTCGTGAACAATGGTGGTTTCTGCGGAGGAATCTTGGTTGACTCTAATAAAGTCCTTACTTCAGCACAATGCGTCATAGG agGCACAAATTTTGAGATTCATCTCAACCGACGCGATCTATACAATTTAGATCCAACTTTAAACGCCAATGAAGTTTTGGTTTCCTCGTCAAACAGTATCGTTCACCCTGAATTTTCTTCCAACCACTTACAAGCGATCAATGATTTGGCGCTGTTGATCCTTGACAGTCCAGTTGGCATTACTCCAGTTAAAGTGGGTGGTCAAATATTTTCGGACCCACTACTTACATACATCGACGTACCTCTTGTCGGATTTGGGCTAACCACTG ACCCTAATCGACAACAGAGATCAATGCAGGGATATCTGCAATGGTACTCAACGCACTCCAAGCCGATATCTGAATGCATTGGTTATAACCCAGGCGTTGACAATACTGGCAAGCACGTGTGCGCAGAGGCAACTGGACCAAGCGCTTGTTTT GGGGATCCTGGTTCACCTCTGCTTCAGTATGCATCAGGTGGCATAGAAGTAATTGGAATTGCAAGCTTTGGCTCTAGTACGCCCTGCGATAACTACGGCCAAACTGTTTTTACTTACGTTCGCGCTTACCATGACTGGTTAGCGCAGAATGGCGTTCCAATTGCGcagtga